Genomic DNA from Lactuca sativa cultivar Salinas chromosome 8, Lsat_Salinas_v11, whole genome shotgun sequence:
gttctatcggttcccggttcctaccggttcttgtcgtgtcttcaaatgttggaaccggtctTTGAAAAATAGCATAATACGGTTCCGGTTATATCGgtttccggttccaaaaatccacaaaaataacgtcccggtcccggcccgaccggttccatcgggttccggtttCGGTAGGttcccggtccatatgctcatccctacctCCAAGCCTTATgaattatgattatgatttttgttttgtaGTTGTAGAACCACTTGTTATACGGTCCCGTATCTTTTGTTTGATTTGACACGTTTTATtctcttttttgtatttttttttggttTGACACTAGTTCTTTTTCTTTATGGGTCAACGTCAAACATAAAACATTGCAAATTGCAATGCTTGCTTTCACGCCTCCATTTATCTTTTCAATATTCATGCACCACCCCCcgtcatttcttataacttataacTTTTACCTTCgtattttcaagaaaaataatagaaaatatatATTGCATACATACATGACAAAAATATTAAAACTGTTAATAACATACTTCTGAAAGAGTTTATGCTACTTTAGGCAATAAACCATGAGCAATTTGCTCTCTAGGTCATGTCATACAAGTAAACGTATCCTCAAACTATAATTTATTTTATCACTTAACTTAACGGTTAACTGTCCTATGTTGCATCCATATGGGCAATTGAACATATCACATCCACATGCTGACATGCCCCATCACAATTCACAACTGCAATTCAAGTGTACATCATTGTATATATGATATGATATTTTAATCATTTGATCATTTTATGGTCACTTATCCCATGCATGATCAAAGAAGCAAATTAATTATTAATGCATAAATTCTGAAAATTTCACATCATATCTTAGTTATTAGCACAAAAACATCTCATAAGCTACTAACCTTTTTTTGTTTTACATGGCTTGTGAGCTCCTACAGTGCCAAAAACTAACATGGCATGTAAGCCTAAAATTGCATGCTACAATTTTATGATAACACTAGCATAAAAGCAAAATCAATATTTGAAAAAGGTGTAAACCTTTATAATCAACCAAAAACTAATCGCATACCTTTTAGTTTCCCATAATAAACTATGAAATTTGTCTTTCTTCCTGAAAACAACATGAGTTTGTTTATATAGGAAGGGTAGCTTCAATCTTTCCCCATGATTGTAAAGCAGGCCCATTGAGCCGATTCTTGAACTTCATTACAATTTCCTTTGCCTCATCAGCTTTTGAATTCTTGACCAATCCATTGACCAAAAGCCCAGTGGCTTCAAATGGAGGAACCCATTTCTTCTGTATGATATCTTTGCATATTTCCAATCCCCCATCAAATTCTCCCTCATCAACCATATGCTTCATTAATGTGTAATAACCAAACGATGGTGCCTTTACATACCCATCACTAACCATTTGTTCAAGAAGCTTTTTAGCAGATTCCAAATCTCCTACCTTACAAAATCCAAAGATAATAGTATTATAGCTACAAGAATTAGGTTCAACTCCTTTTGATATCATTTCATCCAACAGCTTCTTTGCCCTAACACACTCTTTGTTCTTGCAATACCTCAAGATTCTGTGATTGTAAGTGGTCAAGTTATGTTCCAAACCTTTCTCGTTGATCTGTTTCACCACCATATCAAACGCACTCTTTTTCTTGCTATCCAAGTAACCTCCCAGCAATATGTTGTAGGAATCAATGTTTGGATGCACATTGTTTTCGGTTTCCATCTTCTCAATCAATGCCTGAGCCTCATCCACATGACCTCCTTTACAATGGGcttttaaaatcaaattatagGATTTTACACCAGGGGAAATACCTGTTTTGGTTACAAAAGCCTCGAACGTCTGTTGCAATTTATCATCGTAAATTTTGTTATCTATCATCACAGACAGAATCCCACAAAGTGATTTTTCAGTGAGGGTGCAGTTCTGTTGTTGAAGCATTTTGTCGAACAGTTGGAGTGCATTGTCAACCATTCCTACCTGGGAGTATAACATCGCGATCCGGAGCCAGTAGCCTTCGGAAGCAAGCTGAGGAGGAGGGGAActggtgatggagttggtgagtATGCGGTCGATAAGGTCGAAGCGTTTGGATCGAGAGAGCTTGTGAACGGATAGGGTAAAGAGAGGTCGAAAGCGTCTAAATGTGGGTATCGAAATGGATAATTCGAAGAGTTTGGCGATCTTAAGTGGGTCTTCTTCTGTTTTGATAGCAGATTTCAAAGCGCGAAATGATGAAAAAGGGGTTATGGATGAGGAGAAGGTTCGTACTGGGTTTTGATGGGAGGCAGAGAGCCTAGCGATTCTAGAAAGGTATGCCGCCATTGCCATTTCCTGAGACCGAAGAGGAGGATACAGATGGAAGTTCTCTGTTCTAGAGCTTTTCAATGTTCGGAACCCTAATGCCGGCGGTGTTGTACTTAGGGGTGacgatttgattttgattttttccgAGTCAAAATAGAAAAGGAtaaaattaacacaataatctCAAAAAACACATTGTTTATTGTTAATTTTGATCTAACTAACTTTTCAAAAAATAACCAAATGAgctcatttttttttttcaaaaataactaACAAGTATGTAGTAGTGGTGTTATGAGGACTTAAAAATAATCAACATGTTCCTGAGATGCTTATGTAGACTCGGCATTAACTCAAATATGAagatattttggtaatttttaggCTAAAGGGAATGGAGGTGTCAATGAAAATGCTAAAGATGTTACATCATTTCCTATCTTATGCCAAGGATGGTGCtaagaagagatgtcatgggtgTAGCgagaagagagaggagagataAAGTATGAAGATGTATTATGATTGGTTGATTTGTAtttctttatatattttaattttttttctccaCAATTAAACCTATTAAATTCTCACACTTCCATTCCCTACATTTTTTGTGCTAGACATGTTAAGCCTAGGTGTcatgaaaaaaatttaaaaatcctaTGCAACAACATGCTAAGAGTGTTACCACTCCCTTTAGCCTTATAAGTTTGTAGTACCAACTTTAGTGACTAAGGTACCCTCTATGAAGCCATCCAGTTTAAAATGATATGAAGGAACATCTAACAATAAGATCAAGGTGGTCTAGTGTATGGGTGAGTAAGACTATCGAAAATTTTGACTCAAACTAGTACCGACACCACAATGTTGA
This window encodes:
- the LOC111884810 gene encoding pentatricopeptide repeat-containing protein At1g61870, mitochondrial, giving the protein MAMAAYLSRIARLSASHQNPVRTFSSSITPFSSFRALKSAIKTEEDPLKIAKLFELSISIPTFRRFRPLFTLSVHKLSRSKRFDLIDRILTNSITSSPPPQLASEGYWLRIAMLYSQVGMVDNALQLFDKMLQQQNCTLTEKSLCGILSVMIDNKIYDDKLQQTFEAFVTKTGISPGVKSYNLILKAHCKGGHVDEAQALIEKMETENNVHPNIDSYNILLGGYLDSKKKSAFDMVVKQINEKGLEHNLTTYNHRILRYCKNKECVRAKKLLDEMISKGVEPNSCSYNTIIFGFCKVGDLESAKKLLEQMVSDGYVKAPSFGYYTLMKHMVDEGEFDGGLEICKDIIQKKWVPPFEATGLLVNGLVKNSKADEAKEIVMKFKNRLNGPALQSWGKIEATLPI